GAGATCAAAATGGTGGGAGCTCATTTGAAATATTCTGCCACTAGAAACAATCTTGAAGGAGCTAATGGTTATAAATAGTTTCTTTCAAGTACAGTTTCTATTAAAAAACTTCCTTTGTTCCCATGTTGTAGGTCAGGAAGAACTTGTTTGGTCAAACAGAAGCTGTTTATTCAGGTTATACATGTTATACTGGTATTGCTGATTTTGTACCTGCTGACATCGATACTGTAGGGTATGCCTTCTTTCTTTAATCTTTAAACTGCATTtgttcttcttcattttcttatttGTTCTTAGCTGAAACTTGTGTGGAGACTCAAACAGACGACCATACTTCTCATTGTGAAGGTACCGTGTATTCTTGGGACACAAGCAATACTTTGTTTCGTCGGATGTTGGAGCAGGGAAGATGCAGTGGTATGCTTTTTACGAGGAACCAGCCGGTGGTGTGGATAGCCCCAATGGTAAAAATATGATTGATTAAGAATGCTCCAAGTTTTGGGGTTTCTGCGCTATGAAATCTTAGCTTTCTTAGTTGAGAACTAAGTTGTGTGCACTATGATTTTTCAAGCCCTTAAGTGCTAAGTCTGGCATATTTCTATATGAGTATTTTCCTTAATAGAAGATTACAGACAGAGATTTCTCAACTCCAAAGCACTCTTTGGCAGGTAAAAAGGAAAGACTGCTTAAGATATTCGATGGCTGGTGTGAGAATGTGATAGATCTAATAGTTGCCACAGATGAAGATGTAATTCTTCGACGAGACATATATGATAGAACGCCTACTTTGACATGGGGAAAGGGGCGTGTGACCTTGCTCGGAGACTCTGTTCATGCTATGCAGCCAAATATGGGACAGGGTGGATGCATGGCCATCGAGGTATGTGTAGTTCTCTTGCTGATTTTAAACCCTTTAATCTCCTTAATAAACAATATGGTTTATGTTTTGAGTTGTATCAGATGACCAAGAGTTTGAAAACTTAATCTTTTGCCATTTACTTCATCATTGCAGGACAGTTATCAGCTTGCTTTGGAACTTGATAAAGCATGGGAAGAAAGCCAAAAAACAGGAATTCCTGTAGACGTTGCTTCTTCTCTCAAAAAGTAACGATCCATCTTTCTTATCAATTATGAATCACATATATTGAACAAGTAACTATTTTGGACTCATcaccatttatttatttattttccagATATGAGAAGGCTAGAAGGTTGAGAGTTGCCATCATCCATGGAATGGCTAGAATGGCTGCATTAATGGCTTCAACATATAAAGCTTACTTGGGCGTAGGACTTGGTCCATTATCGGTACTTACGACGCTTTCTTAGCTGTGTGCTATGATTACAATAACAAAATTAATGAGATTTTACCACAAGCCGTTTGGTGTAGTGGCAGGGATGCCTAGAAAAGGCGTCCCCACTTCATAATAAGTGGGTACAAGTTCTGCACACACTGCAAGGTCTATCCCTATGTGGATAGAAACTCACAATGCAACATTTGAGGGGATCCAGCTCGGGTTCACATAGTTGATTTGTGATACTGGAGATGACCTCCGGGTTCTGCACTAAAGTGATCTCCTTCTTAAGTTAGCCAGAACAAAAAAAAACGAAAAGTAATGAGATTTTCTCTTCTTGTgtgattgaatttatattaacAATAAGTAACTTGTTGTGCTGCAGTTTTTGACAAAGTTTAGGATACCACATCCCGGAAGAGTTGGTGGAAGATTTTTTATTGACATAGCTATGCCATTGATGTTAGATTGGGTTTTAGGTGGTAACAGGTAAAGCGCTAAAGATTCTGTTCTCTACATATTTTTCTtgttttatcatattattaacaATGTTTCCTATTTCTCTTTATTATTTAACATTATTTTTACTTCTATTTTTCAGCTCAAAACTCGAAGGAAGAGCACAAAGTTGCAGGCTCACAGATAAAGTATCTATCTAGCTACTTTGAGTCCCTAAAAAAAGctcttattttattttgttttacgTTACATTTTACTGTCATATTGAATACTAACAACGACATAAGATAAAATCAGTAAAAAATATTACGATTTTTTTTATTGTAGGCAAATGACCAGCTTCGTAAATGGTTTGAAGATGATGATGCATTAGAACGGGCCATGAATGGAGAGTACGTCTTTCATCAGTGCTatcgattttattttattttttctttctatatttAACAAAACAagctattttttaattaattttttctaatggtcacttttttatttttctttttttaggtGGTTTCTTTTACCCACCTCTGGAAACAATAGTGCCACATCACAACCAATTTGTTTAAACAGAGATGAGAACAAACACATCGTAATTGGGTACGTGCATGCCCTTCTTTAATCTCTAATTAACAACATAATGCAGCACTTAATATAAATATGTACATAGTTTAATTAGACTGATATATTAAATCATTAATCATCACAATCCAATTCATTTCAGAAACACACCAAGCGACGACGTTTCAGCAACATCCATTACACTTCCTTTAGAGCAGGTAATAATATATGCGTCTAAAATAGATGGATTCTTAtgtcattgttttttttttcttaataacaAAATGATTAGTTTAATTCTATTTTGTGTTAGTAATTAGTTTGAGATGTATGTTTTTTATTAATTACCTCAGGTTTCAAAAACACATGCACGTATTGATTACAAGAATGGTGCATTTTTATTGACCGATTTGAGAAGCGAACATGGGACATGGGTCTCCGAGTAAGTATTCTAAGtctttgtttatgtttattttatttgtcAATAAATAATTTCTTGGAATTTTctgtacaaatatatatatatatatttatataattttcaaaatttgcaGTAATGAGGGGAGACGTTACCGGATACCTCCAAATTTTCCAACTCGTATTCGACCGTCTGATGTTATTGAGTTTGGTTCAGACAAGAAGGTAAGTTCTAAGTAGTACATAATCCTATAATAACATCTTCCTCGATATTGTCGTATGATCTAAAACTGCATGTCGTTTGAGATATGTAACTATTTAGATTACATAGGTTTTAATCAATAGATATTTGTTCAATAGTTGcccttagtttaattaattataaaaatatttcatATATATGACAACTCAAGAATTCAATAcgcaatgaatttttttttttatctaaaatgTAACTCAtctatgtatatttatataaatataaaattatctCTGCTTAACCATTTTAACATAAATTAgtcattttttattaaaaaaacaatgtctttttttttaaaaaaaatttattaggcAAAAAAATGTTTATGTGCAGGCTTCATTTCGAGTGAAGGTATTTGGGTCTCCTCCAAAAGATGAACAGAAGAAAGAAAGTGAACTTGTTGAGACAGCTTGAAAAAATTGATTGTTGCAgtgattcaaaaaatatatatatatttcgatAGGAAATGAAATTGTACAGCATTAATTTATTCAGGGAAGTGAAGCTGGAACATAAACATACTTTtca
The genomic region above belongs to Humulus lupulus chromosome 1, drHumLupu1.1, whole genome shotgun sequence and contains:
- the LOC133810258 gene encoding zeaxanthin epoxidase, chloroplastic, whose protein sequence is MASTLCSNAMSLSTTVFSRTQFPNLFSKDFPLEFSPSNHSNDQFKSRSTIGQKKSFTELKAMVAQAPPAELAPAETDAKRKPPEKKLKLLIAGGGIGGLVLALAAKKKGFEVMVFERDLSAVRGEGQYRGPIQIQSNALAALEAIDLDVADEVMRVGCVTGDRINGLVDGVSGTWYVKFDTFTPAAERGLPVTRVISRMALQQILARAVGEEIIMNDSNVVDFEDHGDKVTVVLENGQRFEGDLLVGADGIWSKVRKNLFGQTEAVYSGYTCYTGIADFVPADIDTVGYRVFLGHKQYFVSSDVGAGKMQWYAFYEEPAGGVDSPNGKKERLLKIFDGWCENVIDLIVATDEDVILRRDIYDRTPTLTWGKGRVTLLGDSVHAMQPNMGQGGCMAIEDSYQLALELDKAWEESQKTGIPVDVASSLKKYEKARRLRVAIIHGMARMAALMASTYKAYLGVGLGPLSFLTKFRIPHPGRVGGRFFIDIAMPLMLDWVLGGNSSKLEGRAQSCRLTDKANDQLRKWFEDDDALERAMNGEWFLLPTSGNNSATSQPICLNRDENKHIVIGNTPSDDVSATSITLPLEQVSKTHARIDYKNGAFLLTDLRSEHGTWVSDNEGRRYRIPPNFPTRIRPSDVIEFGSDKKASFRVKVFGSPPKDEQKKESELVETA